Proteins encoded by one window of Cloeon dipterum chromosome 4, ieCloDipt1.1, whole genome shotgun sequence:
- the LOC135943024 gene encoding WD repeat-containing protein 43-like: MAPNGADFSDDQEHFALRSADGKLRIFETKSSKLRQEYVPEGHLNHRIHSIHWFSTSSKLPSAHSAIKRNKKRKVDVEDSPKKEGVLVGLDSGSIIFYNINTAEVSGKLSSNVNSPVTAIATKGNDVFAGLSNGIIVRWKLGDKLEMSTWRANARAPSPVSVLVVHPTKPWLISASRTISVWDYEKKEALQTFSGHLNPVRQLLLTPSGEHLASIAEGERNVNVWPVGKVNQKKSAAQDECIATFVLQDFPIQIDLAISGVDGSVKLSAVTEEGSLCIFSETLNGKCKTPSKPSLTIQIATNEVTANSDIELLRILAAKFPKNANEIFIAYGEAHILCFEKTDISTKKEAIFLNRKHPRKSHSDKETISRVVGTASEAQYMTAAGTKRPVSSKPIHLSMEDRLKNLSVEIAGNDESRIPSGPASSSLAELLQQGLLSSDKVLQKEILLKKDQAVIASTVAELPVKLVPMLVQELAVLVHWSGWKGETATKWLTEVLMHHSSLVLGSPQLLTLIQPILGLVEARLAGLQNLLRLKGRLALLMAQMALRGKMKKMSPKQNNVTSYDIEDDSDESSDEDNLIIADSMSGESDEDDEEFGNNVSGEEEDDDESDDAEEVLGASRVRCKRKEDSDDEMDLDC; the protein is encoded by the exons ATGGCGCCCAATGGTGCCGACTTTTCTGACGACCAGGAACACTTTGCCCTACGCAGCGCCGACGGAAAATTGCGCATTTTCGAGACTAAGAGTAGCAAGTTGAGACAGGAGTACGTGCCCGAGGGACACTTGAACCACAGGATCCACTCCATTCACTGGTTCAGCACCTCGTCTAAGTTGCCATCAGCG CACTCGGCCatcaaaaggaataaaaaacgcAAAGTCGATGTCGAAGACAGTCCCAAGAAAGAAGGCGTGCTCGTTGGCCTTGACAGCGGCTCCATCATCTTCTACAATATCAACACAGCCGAAGTGTCCGGAAAATTGAGCAGCAATGTGAACAGTCCGGTCACAGCGATCGCCACGAAGGGGAATGATGTTTTTGCTGGTTTATCCAATGGCATCATTGTCCGCTGGAAGCTGGGTGATAAATTGGAAATGAG CACCTGGAGAGCGAACGCTAGAGCCCCATCACCGGTCTCTGTGCTCGTCGTGCACCCAACTAAGCCTTGGCTGATCAGCGCGTCAAGAACAATCTCTGTTTGGGACTACGAGAAGAAAGAGGCTCTGCAAACATTTTCGGGCCATCTAAATCCTGTCCGGCAGCTGCTCCTCACTCCAAGTGGCGAGCACTTGGCCAGCATAGCTGAAGGGGAAAGAAACGTCAATGTCTG GCCTGTTGGTAAAGTTAATCAGAAGAAAAGTGCTGCTCAAGATGAATGCATTGCTACGTTTGTTTTGCAAGACTTCCCCATACAAATTGACCTTGCCATCTCCGGCGTGGATGGCTCCGTCAAATTGTCTGCGGTGACTGAGGAGGGATCGCTGTGCATTTTCTCAGAAACGCTGAATGG GAAATGCAAAACTCCTTCAAAGCCTAGTTTAACCATTCAAATCGCCACAAATGAGGTTACTGCCAACTCTGACATTGAGTTGCTCCGCATATTAGCTGCCAAGTTCCCTAAGAAtgctaatgaaatttttatagccTACGGAGAAGCTCACATACTGTGTTTTGAGAAAACG GATATTTCAACAAAGAAAGAAGCTATCTTCCTTAACCGAAAGCATCCTAGAAAGTCTCACTCTGATAAGGAGACTATATCTAGGGTTGTAGGCACTGCTAGCGAGGCACAATACATGACTGCTGCGGGAACTAAAAGGCCCGTCTCTTCCAAGCCGATTCACCTGTCTATGGAGGACAGGCTGAAGAACTTGTCAGTTGAGATCGCAGGCAACGACGAATCGCGAATCCCCAGCGGCCCAGCTTCAAGCAGCCTTGCGGAACTGCTCCAGCAG GGACTGCTGAGCAGTGACAAAGTTTTGCAGAAAGAAATTCTTCTGAAGAAGGACCAAGCGGTCATTGCCAGCACTGTTGCCGAACTGCCTGTGAAACTCGTGCCCATGCTGGTTCAAGAATTGGCTGTCCTTGTGCACTGGAGCGGCTGGAA AGGTGAAACAGCCACAAAATGGCTGACGGAGGTGCTAATGCACCACAGCTCGCTCGTTCTGGGCAGTCCTCAACTCTTGACATTAATCCAGCCAATCCTTGGACTTGTTGAGGCGAGGCTTGCTGGTCTGCAAAATTTGCTGCGGCTCAAAGGGAGACTTGCCTTGCTGATGGCCCAAATGGCGCTTCGAggaaagatgaaaaaaatgagccccaaacaaaataatgtcacatcATACGACATTGAAGATG ATTCAGACGAATCAAGTGATGAGGATAATTTGATAATAGCAGATTCCATGTCAGGAGAGTCTGATGAGGATGATGAAGAATTTGGTAACAATGTTAGTGGTGAAGAAGAAGACGATGATGAGTCGGACGATGCTGAAGAAGTGCTTGGTGCATCCAGGGTTAGATGCAAAAGGAAAGAGGATTCCGATGATGAAATGGACTTGGATTGTTAA